CGGCGAGCTGTATTTTATGTGGCGCGTGCGCGAAAGTGTGCGATGAACAGGCGATTGAGCTCGAAGATCATCAATTTAGTTTAGATGATAAGCGTTGTACAGGCTGTATGAGTTGCCAAGTGGTCTGTTTCCCAAAATCAATTCAAGTTCATCCTCATGTGGCAAAAAATAGCGAATCACAGCATTTTCATTACTTCGATGGGACGTGCCAAAAGTGCCAATTGCCTTTTTCGGCATGGACTGCGAAGGAATCTCTGTGCCCAATTTGCGCACAACATAAACGGCAAGGCTGGTTATAGATACACGATTTAATGTATAAAATAAGCGCCTTTATTCAGGCGCTTATTTACAAACTTAACGTTATTAATTCACTTCATTCTCTCGCATATTCTCAATAATCATTTCAGCAATTTGAGGGTTTAATGCAGCTGGCGTATCGTGCCCCATACCTTCAATCACTTCTAATTTTGCCGTTTCAATATTATCAAAAATATCCTGACCTGAAGTTACAGGGAATAATGGGTCAATAGAACCGTGGATCACCAGCGTTGGGGCGGTGATGGCGCTGAGGAGAGGCCTCAAATCGCCCGTTACCGCAACGGCGGCTAACTGACGTTTAGTGCCTTCAGGAGAGTAATTACGTTGGAATGCTTGTGCAATATAGTCACGGCAATTTTCTTCATCGAACGGTACGCATGTTGAGCCAATGCGGCGGTAAAATGCGAGTTGCCCAGCAACGTAGCCTTCAAAATCCTGTTTAGGATCCACGCCAGAAGACATTAGCATTTTCATGACGTCCGGCTCGCTTTGCGGCAATTGTGGGTTGCCAGTTGATGACATAATTGGGCAGAGTGAAAGAATACGGTTCGGAACTTTTGATGCAACCACTTGCGCTATCATTCCTCCCATCGAACGCCCTACAATATGAGCTTTTTCAATGGATAAGCTATCTAGCAAGGCGATAATATCATTTGCCATTTCAAATAGAGTGTAGGGAACATCGACATGTTCGCCGTTTTGTAAGCGCTCAGCTAATTCTTGGATGTTCAGTGGCGGGTAATTATCTAAATGTGGCGATAAGCCAGCATCACGGTTATCGGGACGGATAATATAAAAGCCTGCATTGGCAATTTGTTGGCAAAACTCTGATGTCCAACTGATGTTATGTCCACCTAACCCTGCAATAAGTACGACAGCAGGGTGTTCAGGCTGACCAAAGGTATCGTAATACAGTGTTAATGGTGCTGTTTTTGTCATTTTATTTCCCTATTTTTGGTGATAGCTATTTATGCAATAACTCGGCAAGAAAGGCTAGCGCTAAAAAAAGCAATCGTTACTAATTTAAACGCCATTTACTTTAGTTATTAATAAGAAATCGACTTTGTTAGAGAACTTAGCGAGCTTTTTTCTGGTAATCATTGATCCCTAACAGAGCAAGCGC
The Providencia alcalifaciens DNA segment above includes these coding regions:
- a CDS encoding alpha/beta fold hydrolase, which translates into the protein MTKTAPLTLYYDTFGQPEHPAVVLIAGLGGHNISWTSEFCQQIANAGFYIIRPDNRDAGLSPHLDNYPPLNIQELAERLQNGEHVDVPYTLFEMANDIIALLDSLSIEKAHIVGRSMGGMIAQVVASKVPNRILSLCPIMSSTGNPQLPQSEPDVMKMLMSSGVDPKQDFEGYVAGQLAFYRRIGSTCVPFDEENCRDYIAQAFQRNYSPEGTKRQLAAVAVTGDLRPLLSAITAPTLVIHGSIDPLFPVTSGQDIFDNIETAKLEVIEGMGHDTPAALNPQIAEMIIENMRENEVN